One Roseimaritima multifibrata DNA window includes the following coding sequences:
- a CDS encoding DUF1559 domain-containing protein, whose translation MFCKHKTEDRPIQPRQRSGFTLVELLVVIAIIGVLVGLLLPAVQAAREAARRMSCGNNLKQHGIALHNYHDTYHAMPARQGGPNWTGGSATGVPRWSAFVGMLPYMEQQPRYDQITSGGYHAWHSNANSGYVGEISPLVCPSDGLFSSTGPDRNAMYSPLNYGLNMGDNYAISVDSSRADQNMRGLFGYLSYLGFNSITDGLSNTLAMSEIIVAPNSARLGRAVGNSTTDPLACRAYLVNNQYTSGSVIAQFRCHGQRWQDGRPGYCAVTTVLPPNQATCSSQAGAGIYTSASRHPSGVQVVLADGSVRFIAETIDTGNLSLPGTNSGPSPYGVWGALGSRDGGEVNQL comes from the coding sequence ATGTTCTGCAAACACAAAACGGAAGACCGACCGATCCAACCGCGACAACGCAGCGGTTTTACCTTGGTCGAACTATTGGTTGTGATCGCCATTATCGGCGTCTTGGTTGGTTTATTATTGCCAGCCGTCCAGGCCGCGCGTGAAGCCGCTCGCCGGATGAGTTGCGGAAACAATTTAAAGCAACACGGAATCGCGTTGCACAATTACCACGACACGTACCATGCCATGCCGGCTCGCCAAGGTGGCCCGAACTGGACCGGCGGCAGTGCAACCGGAGTACCTCGCTGGAGCGCTTTTGTGGGGATGCTACCGTACATGGAACAGCAACCTCGCTACGATCAGATCACCAGCGGTGGCTACCATGCTTGGCATAGCAATGCCAACTCAGGTTATGTCGGCGAAATTTCTCCGCTGGTCTGCCCATCGGATGGACTTTTCTCATCGACGGGTCCCGACCGAAACGCCATGTACTCACCTTTGAACTACGGTTTAAACATGGGTGACAACTATGCGATTTCGGTCGACTCCAGCCGCGCCGACCAGAACATGCGTGGACTGTTTGGATACCTAAGCTACCTCGGCTTCAACTCAATCACGGACGGCTTAAGCAACACGCTTGCGATGTCCGAAATCATTGTCGCCCCCAACAGCGCGCGACTTGGACGCGCAGTGGGGAATTCGACGACGGATCCGCTCGCTTGCCGTGCGTACCTTGTAAACAACCAGTACACCTCCGGAAGCGTGATTGCACAATTTCGTTGCCATGGTCAACGCTGGCAGGATGGACGGCCTGGCTATTGTGCAGTCACAACCGTCCTTCCACCCAACCAAGCAACCTGCAGCTCACAAGCCGGTGCAGGCATCTACACCTCCGCCAGCCGTCACCCAAGTGGCGTCCAAGTGGTGCTCGCAGACGGTTCGGTTCGCTTTATCGCAGAAACGATCGATACCGGAAACCTCTCGTTGCCCGGCACCAATTCGGGACCTTCGCCCTACGGCGTTTGGGGTGCCCTGGGATCTCGCGACGGTGGCGAAGTGAATCAGTTGTAA